The following proteins are co-located in the Lagenorhynchus albirostris chromosome 2, mLagAlb1.1, whole genome shotgun sequence genome:
- the EBNA1BP2 gene encoding probable rRNA-processing protein EBP2 yields MDTPPLSGSDSDSDDPLVTDRELQEAFSRGLLKPGLNVVLEGPKKAVNDVNGLKQCLAEFKRDLEWVERLDVTLGPVPAIRGPQATSQNKDQKAVDPEDDFQREMSFYSQAQAAVLAVLPRLHQLKVPTKRPTDYFAEMAKSDQQMQKIRQKLQAKQVAMERSEKAKQLRALRKYGKKVQTEVLQKRQREKAHMMSAIKKYQKGFSDKLDFLEGDQKPVARSTKEGAKGQQMKKGPSAKRRYKNQRFGYGGRKKGSKWNTRESYDDVSGFRAKIAHGKGLKRPGKKGSNKRPGKRTREKMKSRTR; encoded by the exons ATGGACACTCCCCCGCTCTCAGGTTCGGACTCGGATTCTGATGACCCCCTTGTCACAGACAGAGAG TTGCAGGAGGCGTTTTCCCGAGGGCTTCTGAAGCCAGGCCTCAACGTGGTGCTAGAGGGGCCGAAGAAGGCCGTGAACGACGTG AATGGCCTGAAGCAGTGTTTGGCTGAATTCAAGCGGGATCTGGAATGGGTTGAAAGGCTTGATGTGACCCTGGGTCCGGTACCGGCAATCCGTGGACCGCAGGCAACATCTCAGAACAAGGATCAGAAAGCTGTTGATCCAGAAGATGACTTTCAGCGTGAGATGAGCTT CTACAGTCAGGCCCAGGCAGCAGTGCTTGCAGTATTGCCCCGCCTCCATCAGCTCAAAGTCCCTACCAAGCGGCCCACGGATTATTTTGCAGAGATGGCCAAGTCTGATCAGCAGATGCAGAAG ATTCGACAGAAGCTGCAGGCTAAACAGGTCGCCATGGAGAGGTCGGAAAAGGCTAAGCAGCTGCGAGCACTTAGGAAATACGGAAAGAag GTGCAAACAGAAGTTCTTCAGAAGCGGCAGCGGGAGAAAGCACACATGATGAGTGCCATTAAGAAATATCAGAAAG GCTTCTctgataaactggacttcctCGAGGGAGATCAGAAGCCTGTCGCACGGAGCACGAAAGAAGGAGCCAAAGGCCAGCAGATGAAGAAGGG GCCCAGTGCCAAGCGACGCTATAAAAACCAGAGGTTTGGTTATGGTGGGAGGAAGAAAGGCTCCAAGTGGAACACTCGTGAGAGCTATGATGATGTATCCGGCTTCCGGGCCAAGATAGCTCATGGCAAGGGCCTCAAGAGGCCTGGAAAGAAAGGATCAAAT AAGAGACCCGGAAAACGgacaagagagaaaatgaagagcagAACACGCTAA